The stretch of DNA CTCGTCTTTGCCAGTTTGTTTCGCATATACATAATTGACTTGATAGCCAAATTTCAGACAGCCGAAGAGGGAAGCCGCCCCTCCTTCGAAGTCAAGTCCGGTTGCCTTGAGCGGAGAGGAAATACGACGGTCAGCCACCATCCTTTCCAGCAAAGCAATGTCCTGCTCCACTGTATCGCGAACATCCTCCCACAAATTTTTCAGAGAAGGCTGGGCTAAAAAGGCAGCTCTTAATGCGCGATACTTAGGCAATTGTTTCAATGCCTGTTTGCGGTCGCCCAATGCCGGTTGTGGCGGCCAATTCTTCTCGCCCCAAAAAGAACACCCATACAGCTCGACCAACAGGCGAATTGCACGTTGTTGTTCCAGCGGATAGCTTTGTATTAGCTTCTCCATAGCCGCCTGGGGGTCGTAGTGCTCTGGATCATTAAGATAGGCAGCGGTAGTAGCCAATGGTATTGTTGAGGCATACCATTGCTTCATTGGATTGGCGATATAGCCTGAGACTGCGCTCGCAAGATCAGCAGAACGGTTCTTCAGTGGAGAAAGGAGCGGCCGCCAAGGGAACATATCATTCACCGGATAGTTATCCCAAACAAATGGTTTTCTGCGAATCCACTTCGCCACCAGTCTAGCATTGTCAGCAGTGATTGAGGCCGAACAGCATTGGGGGCCAGTCCAAAACATCATTACTTCGTTATCAATCCCCTTTCCAATCGCCTCAACATAATCCATATGTCGCTCCATATCAGCTGTAAGGTAGGCACTGGGGCAAAATATTAGCTTTGGACGAGGCTTGAGTTCCTTCATGCTATTCCAGAGACGATTGACGAAGTATACTTGAGCTGCGGCAAGGCTACCGAACTTGTCTTTGTCCTCTGGCTGAAGTTCACGGTTTATGTCATCTAGGCATAGGGCAAACCATCGCACTCCGGCAGCATGCATAATTTTTACTTTGTTGAGTGCTATCTCAAAGTCAGAATCGCTCGAATATACTAGCGGTGGATTGCTCCAAATACCAGGGTTGAAGGAGAGGCATATATCCACTCCAAGCTTGCGCCCTTCTTCGGCTAGTTTCCCTATCGCCTTCTGTTCATCTGGTGTATACTGAGAGCGCCAGCGCATTCCACTAGCGGGGAACGAAGAATAACAAATCATCAGAAAGTTTAGATTATGCTCAGCAAGCCAGGGAAGTGCTAGTTGGTACTTCTCTATTCCTTCCCACCACAGGCCCTTTATGCCCCGAATTTTGAACTGCTCGGCATCCAGAGTCGGGACGGTGGAAACAAACAAAAGCAACATAATTAGTACTTTAATCTTCATTGCGTTGTTTCCCAATTTTTTACTCGTACCTAACAATG from Armatimonadota bacterium encodes:
- a CDS encoding beta-N-acetylglucosaminidase domain-containing protein, with translation MKIKVLIMLLLFVSTVPTLDAEQFKIRGIKGLWWEGIEKYQLALPWLAEHNLNFLMICYSSFPASGMRWRSQYTPDEQKAIGKLAEEGRKLGVDICLSFNPGIWSNPPLVYSSDSDFEIALNKVKIMHAAGVRWFALCLDDINRELQPEDKDKFGSLAAAQVYFVNRLWNSMKELKPRPKLIFCPSAYLTADMERHMDYVEAIGKGIDNEVMMFWTGPQCCSASITADNARLVAKWIRRKPFVWDNYPVNDMFPWRPLLSPLKNRSADLASAVSGYIANPMKQWYASTIPLATTAAYLNDPEHYDPQAAMEKLIQSYPLEQQRAIRLLVELYGCSFWGEKNWPPQPALGDRKQALKQLPKYRALRAAFLAQPSLKNLWEDVRDTVEQDIALLERMVADRRISSPLKATGLDFEGGAASLFGCLKFGYQVNYVYAKQTGKDEMHTELWLGTVPKGGARLKLMARNDDLGINGKICIRLNGYVIYQGPANFSMTNFETKEFDVPASALKTDENMLSIQMIENQGTLGMPPWFMVAEAELVPLD